From Penicillium psychrofluorescens genome assembly, chromosome: 1, one genomic window encodes:
- a CDS encoding uncharacterized protein (ID:PFLUO_001279-T1.cds;~source:funannotate), giving the protein MAGHKAASASSKKAAATEPSTAHKRKRDVDTAHTASTPSPTKKHKKRPSLSTSPVENDDATKKRRKLKDALQGDDSPKKTGKESAVSPKRSKARAADSHDRVSEKRKKSKKSKRKTSEDDDGAADESEAVNGEPMDIDGADTKEPSDDDGEPQPTKNKHSGIMSKFERTKTVASAKAKKKPRAPEPEEEVTVEPVVAQGLEPLPQPENPPEIEETPTYSSLPAWLANPLRTSAAARSKFADLGIKPDLLRILEEHNYEEAFAVQSAVIPLLLQGEENHPGDLCISAATGSGKTLSYVLPMVTALPARPAPRLRGLIVVPTRELVKQARETCELCGAGSRLRIASAVGNVAIKDEQKLLMRMEQVYNPAMVEQRQRGLQGNEWMDFSILDCIDEAMNSSSTLPGHIRSPETNVDILICTPGRLVDHIRYTKGFTLKHLEWLVIDEADRLLNESFQEWVGVVMDSLNERYAPDAWGPAGKFFAQMGLPIETKAPQKVVLSATMTRDISKLNSLHLENPKMVIIGTEKAVVDEDPSATNQDANFTLPATLHEHMVTVGDGSQKPLYLLHLLLSHINISADLRAPQPASDTSDSDSSSSDDETSSEGTSSDDDTSSSGSDSESDSDSSDSSSDESSDAEESDADSVALVPNIGPPRTTVLIFTKSSESASRLSRLLSILHPPLASRVGTIIKSNKSSASRKTLTAIRRGQLSVIVATDRASRGLDLPSLTHVINYDVPTSATTYVHRVGRTARAGREGSAWTLVAHREGRWFANEISKTLDGRIVRASPIDRVQLKVDALGSLKAKYAAALDELEQEVRAG; this is encoded by the coding sequence ATGGCTGGCCATAAGGCGGCTTCCGCGTCTTCAAAGAAGGCTGCTGCAACTGAACCTTCCACTGCCCACAAGCGAAAGCGAGACGTCGATACTGCGCACACTGCCTCCACGCCGTCCCCAacgaagaagcacaagaaACGCCCAAGTCTGTCGACCTCGCCAGTCGAGAACGACGATGCCACCAAGAAACGAAGGAAGCTCAAAGACGCGCTTCAGGGGGATGATTCTCCGAAGAAGACCGGGAAAGAAAGTGCTGTCTCGCCAAAGCGCAGCAAGGCGCGAGCTGCAGACTCGCACGACCGAGTCTctgaaaaaagaaaaaagtcGAAGAAAAGCAAGCGAAAGACATCtgaggatgacgacggtgCAGCTGATGAATCTGAGGCTGTGAATGGAGAGCCCATGGACATTGATGGGGCAGACACGAAAGAACCGtcggacgatgatggcgaaCCCCAACCTACCAAGAACAAACACTCCGGGATCATGTCCAAGTTTGAAAGAACTAAGACGGTAGCAAGTGCGAAGGCGAAGAAAAAGCCGCGAGCTCCCGagcccgaggaagaagtcaCGGTTGAACCGGTCGTTGCCCAAGGCCTCGAGCCCTTGCCACAACCCGAAAATCCGCcagagatcgaggagacTCCGACTTACTCTTCGCTGCCCGCCTGGTTGGCAAACCCTCTGCGAACATCGGCAGCCGCGCGATCCAAGTTCGCGGATCTGGGCATTAAACCCGAtctcctgcgcatcctcGAGGAACACAATTACGAAGAGGCGTTTGCCGTGCAGTCGGCCGTCATCCCGCTTCTCTTGCAAGGGGAAGAGAATCACCCGGGAGACTTGTGTATTTCTGCTGCCACCGGTTCTGGGAAGACGCTCTCTTACGTGCTTCCAATGGTTACTGCCTTGCCAGCGAGACCTGCCCCAAGACTACGCGGGCTCATCGTGGTTCCGACTAGAGAGTTGGTGAAACAGGCCCGGGAGACCTGCGAGCTTTGCGGAGCTGGCTCGCGACTTCGTATTGCGAGTGCTGTTGGCAATGTGGCCATTAAAGATGAGCAAAAGTTGTTGATGCGAATGGAGCAGGTTTACAATccggccatggtggagcAACGCCAGAGAGGGTTACAagggaatgaatggatggatTTCAGCATCCTGGATTGTATTGATGAAGCGATGAACTCGAGCAGTACTCTTCCAGGCCATATCCGGAGCCCAGAGACAAATGTTGACATTCTCATCTGCACCCCGGGCCGCCTGGTCGACCACATCCGCTACACCAAAGGGTTTACTCTCAAACATCTAGAATGGCTTGTGATTGATGAGGCTGATCGGCTGTTGAATGAGAGTTTCCAAGAGTGGGTGGGCGTGGTGATGGACTCTTTGAATGAACGATATGCCCCGGACGCCTGGGGGCCGGCTGGGAAATTTTTCGCTCAGATGGGACTTCCTATCGAGACAAAAGCACCACAGAAGGTGGTACTCAGTGCGACGATGACACGGGATATCTCGAAGCTTAACTCCCTGCATCTGGAAAATCCCAAGATGGTTATTATTGGTACCGAGAAGGCTGTGGTCGATGAGGACCCATCGGCCACTAACCAAGACGCCAATTTCACCCTCCCGGCAACGTTGCACGAGCATATGGTTACGGTCGGGGATGGATCACAGAAGCCTCTTtatctgcttcatctcctcctctcccacatCAATATCAGCGCAGATTTGCGTGCACCTCAACCTGCATCCGACACGTCAGACTCCGACAGCTCTAGCTCGGACGATGAGACCAGCTCCGAAGGTACGAGCTCTGATGATGACACTTCCTCTTCAGGATCCGACTCAGAGTCGGACTCCGATTCTTCTGATTCTTCCTCGGATGAGTCTAGCGATGCCGAAGAGTCAGACGCCGACTCCGTCGCTCTCGTACCCAACATTGGGCCCCCGCGCACGACAGTTTTGATTTTCACCAAGTCCTCTGAATCCGCCTCGCGATTGTCTCGCCTTCTTTCAATCCTCCACCCACCGTTGGCCAGCCGTGTGGGAACTATCATCAAGTCAAACAAATCGTCTGCATCCCGAAAGACCTTGACTGCCATCCGCCGCGGTCAGCTGTCTGTGATCGTGGCGACTGACCGTGCCTCGCGGGGACTGGATCTGCCCTCTTTGACTCATGTTATCAATTACGATGTTCCAACCAGCGCAACGACCTACGTGCACCGGGTTGGACGGACGGCCCGTGCTGGCCGAGAGGGCTCAGCGTGGACTCTGGTGGCTCACCGTGAGGGTCGGTGGTTTGCCAATGAAATCTCGAAGACGCTCGACGGTCGCATCGTTCGTGCATCTCCGATCGACCGCGTCCAGCTCAAGGTGGATGCGCTGGGTTCCCTCAAGGCGAAGTATGCGGCCgcgctggacgagctggagcaagAAGTTCGGGCAGGTTGA
- a CDS encoding uncharacterized protein (ID:PFLUO_001280-T1.cds;~source:funannotate) encodes MTYNIAMVSDFFFPQPGGIESHIYQLSSKLIDRGHKVIVITHAYKGRTGVRYLTNGLKIYHVPFFIIHREATFPTVFSFFPIFRNIIIREEIEIVHGHASLSSFCHEAILHARTMGIRTVFTDHSLFGFADAASILTNKMLKFALSDIDHVICVSHTCKENTVLRASLDPLMVSVIPNAVVAENFCPRSYTPRALDYIPGSPADTRPSPVPIGPDDTITIVVISRLFYNKGTDLLIAAIPRILASNPNTRFIIAGSGPKAIDLEQMLERNVLQDKVEMLGSVRHEEVRNVMVRGHIYLHPSLTEAFGTVIVEAASCGLYVVCTRVGGIPEVLPQHMTTFAKPEEDDLVVATSKAIAALRSNKVRTDRFHDQVKMMYSWRDVAQRTERVYQGITGDISAEEFYGYYPGQAWDGSGDRVRSFALIDRLKRYYGCGVWAGKLFCLCVVIDFLIYVFLEMWFPRANIDIARSWPKKRAEDQAGLEGAAQ; translated from the exons ATGACGTATAACATTGC CATGGTCAGTGACTTCTTTTTCCCCCAGCCGG GGGGGATTGAAAGTCACATCTACCAACTGTCCTCG AAACTCATCGATCGTGGACACAAGGTGATCGTCATCACCCACGCATACAAAGGCCGCACTGGAGTCCGCTACCTCACCAACGGTCTGAAGATCTACCATGTCCCTTTCTTTATCATCCACCGCGAGGCCACTTTCCCCACcgtcttttccttcttccccatcttTCGAAACATCATCATtcgcgaggagatcgagatTGTTCATGGACATGCCAGTCTCAGTAGTTTCTGCCATGAAGCCATTCTCCATGCGCGGACAATGGGGATACGCACTGTCTTCACGGACCACTCCCTCTTCGGGTTCGCCGATGCAGCCTCGATCTTAACCAACAAGATGCTCAAGTTTGCTCTGAGCGATATCGACCATGTCATTTGCGTCAGTCATACCTGCAAGGAAAACACAGTCCTTCGAGCATCCTTGGATCCGTTGATGGTCTCTGTCATTCCGAATGCCGTGGTAGCAGAAAACTTCTGTCCCCGTTCCTACACTCCCCGCGCCTTGGATTACATACCTGGCTCCCCAGCTGATACGCGGCCCTCCCCCGTGCCCATTGGGCCAGACGACACGATCACCATTGTAGTGATCTCTCGCCTCTTTTACAACAAGGGCACCGATCTGCTGATCGCCGCTATCCCGCGGATTCTCGCCTCTAATCCTAATACCCGATTCATCATTGCCGGCTCAGGCCCCAAAGCAATTGACCTAGAGCAAATGCTAGAACGCAACGTTCTCCAAGACAAGGTCGAAATGCTTGGGTCGGTCCGACACGAAGAAGTACGAAATGTCATGGTGCGCGGCCACATCTACCTGCATCCCAGCTTGACCGAAGCCTTTGGAACAGTGATTGTCGAGGCCGCCAGCTGTGGGCTGTACGTGGTCTGCACGCGAGTCGGCGGTATTCCAGAAGTGCTCCCCCAGCACATGACGACCTTCGCcaaaccagaagaagacgatcTGGTGGTGGCAACCAGCAAGGCGATCGCCGCTCTACGCTCGAACAAAGTCCGCACGGACCGGTTCCACGACCAAGTGAAGATGATGTACTCCTGGCGCGATGTGGCCCAACGTACCGAACGTGTCTACCAGGGCATCACCGGCGACATCAGCGCCGAGGAATTTTATGGCTATTACCCGGGCCAGGCTTGGGACGGTAGCGGAGATCGCGTGCGCAGCTTTGCGCTGATCGACCGCCTGAAGCGCTATTACGGCTGCGGCGTGTGGGCCGGCAAGCTGTTCTGTCTGTGTGTGGTGATCGACTTTCTGATCTACGTGTTCCTGGAAATGTGGTTTCCGCGGGCCAATATCGACATTGCACGCAGCTGGCCCAAGAAGCGGGCCGAGGACCAAGCTGGTCTTGAGGGCGCTGCACAATGA
- a CDS encoding uncharacterized protein (ID:PFLUO_001281-T1.cds;~source:funannotate), with translation MDDESPSEPFEPMRDFEGVLQIFPGRARGAFEIEGKWYMLAWSYDPSPPSISDAVVKVTLKCHGTHELKGTPTMDGSILMDGAIGPQKVRMWGSPGIFIEGDLPHPLPEKTPVVGAANWVEQD, from the exons ATGGACGACGAGTCCCCCTCCGAACCATTCGAG CCGATGCGTGATTTCGAAGGCGTCCTCCAGATTTTCCCCGGGCGAGCTCGCGGCGCGTTTGAAATTGAAGGCAAATGGTACATGCTCGCCTGGTCGTACGACccctcgccgccatccaTCTCCGACGCGGTGGTCAAAGTGACCCTCAAATGCCACGGCACGCACGAACTGAAGGGCACGCCCACGATGGACGGGTCCATCCTCATGGATGGGGCAATTGGGCCCCAGAAGGTGCGCATGTGGGGGTCGCCAGGGATTTTCATTGAGGGAGACTTGCCTCATCCGCTGCCGGAGAAGACGCCGGTGGTTGGTGCTGCGAACTGGGTGGAGCAGGACTAG
- a CDS encoding uncharacterized protein (ID:PFLUO_001282-T1.cds;~source:funannotate) — MSTLNNVESVNEGSGFKPSVAPDGPQTTKGHQPGRKVNEADHRPTFEAEVYPEGTAPASDSYAPNPVSNPGSQALNPDVLRSHGKESVYTAPGDTLMGATSADVHQGMGKPMQGQTSTEIKHEGAHGRKKQPSGLEGVGASSMDRGIERQFPDQRGLEKEQNMSGLRGNKADRAAEDMDPNSA; from the exons ATGAGTACTCTGAACAACGTCGAATCAGTTAACGAGGGCAGCGGCTTCAAGCCCTCCGTTGCCCCCGACGGGCCACAAACCACCAAGGGC CACCAACCCGGTCGCAAGGTCAACGAGGCCGACCATCGGCCCACCTTCGAGGCAGAGGTCTACCCAGAAGGCACCGCGCCCGCGAGCGACTCGTATGCGCCGAACCCCGTCTCCAACCCAGGCAGTCAGGCTCTCAACCCGGACGTGCTCCGCTCCCACGGCAAAGAGTCCGTATACACAGCGCCGGGAGACACGTTGATGGGCGCCACCTCGGCAGACGTACACCAAGGCATGGGTAAGCCGATGCAGGGTCAGACGAGTACCGAGATCAAGCACGAAGGCGCCCACGGCCGCAAGAAGCAGCCCTCCGGTCTGGAGGGTGTCGGGGCTAGCAGTATGGACCGTGGAATCGAGCGCCAGTTCCCAGACCAGCGCGGGCTGGAGAAGGAGCAAAATATGAGTGGTCTGCGTGGGAATAAGGCTGACCGCGCCGCGGAGGATATGGATCCCAATTCAGCATGA
- a CDS encoding uncharacterized protein (ID:PFLUO_001283-T1.cds;~source:funannotate) — translation MYHLAKSLYLYATSKEEYSVLLLGLDNAGKTTLLSQIKAIYQPRPDGAPAPNPGKTVPTVGQNVANVTLPEMNLKIWDVGGQISMRGLWQSYYSSCHAIIFVVDSTDVGQDPDITRLPSASTRRHSSAASGAPRPGTRPSVGAEAFSEQTVGIDAAGGAFGRLDECSQVLEDVLQSADVAGVPILVLANKQDREDCVEVVRIKEGFVRKVFEGETGGGVRDSRVLPVSALLGSGVEAAVEWVQSRVRWNKESRPPLMR, via the exons ATGTACCACCTGGCCAAGTCGCTGTATCTTTACGccaccagcaaagaag AATACTCCgtcctgctcctcggccttgacaATGCCGGCAAGACCACGCTCCTCTCCCAGATCAAGGCAATCTACCAGCCCCGACCCGACGGCGCCCCAGCACCCAACCCGGGCAAGACCGTGCCCACGGTCGGTCAGAATGTCGCGAACGTCACCCTACCAGAGATGAACCTGAAGATCTGGGAtgtcggcggccagatctCCATGCGCGGGCTCTGGCAGAGCTATTACAGCAGCTGCCACgcgatcatcttcgtcgtcgacagCACAGACGTGGGCCAGGACCCAGATATCACACGCCTTCCCTCCGCGTCGACACGGCGACacagctccgccgcctcggGCGCACCGCGCCCCGGCACGCGCCCCAGCGTCGGCGCAGAGGCCTTCTCCGAGCAAACGGTCGGGATTGATGCCGCGGGCGGCGCGTTTGGACGACTGGACGAGTGCAGTCAGGTGCTCGAGGACGTGCTGCAGAGTGCCGATGTGGCGGGGGTGCCGATTCTCGTGCTGGCGAACAAGCAGGATCGCGAGGACTGCGTCGAGGTCGTTCGGATCAAAGAAGGGTTTGTGCGCAAGGTGTTCGAGGGCGAGACGGGTGGCGGCGTCCGGGATAGCCGCGTGCTGCCGGTCAGCGCGCTGCTGGGGTCGGGCGTTGAGGCGGCCGTGGAGTGGGTGCAGAGTCGTGTCCGGTGGAATAAGGAGAGTCGGCCGCCGCTGATGCGGTGA
- a CDS encoding uncharacterized protein (ID:PFLUO_001284-T1.cds;~source:funannotate) gives MILSYILHGHIPFYSSNPPHPDHLLDAKLRAAPEILDANIESLTAHFAASRLSYSTQALPVNVLLDTLVCPSVDIDEMGCTTNVEWRFEPSNAIPHLVYGKPAQPGGQWTEDPWGASWDIQTLSYAAMLTLPGYSFAEHHKKSTGQDLPPFTRPTRREIADYFRVYPQAAGIDDVFRCGEELNDISRTADGFYIRSHNLRCKRLVLASGIFTQVLPTVPLLRPLLQTQPIPQVPLLIIGSGFSAADAIISASPTQKILHVFKWLPEERPSPLRSCHQQAYPEYAGVYRLMKRAALKAESTAKGQRPKYRRATSTPFLESRNWDEVYEGVPNVDVTAVDVQDGVATVTFRRSDGSKFSRSVRGLVYAAGRRGSLNYLDPALRSEVIEQNCQDENPEVTTISAQTLRAKATENLEVAPGVFIIGSLTGDSLVRFSYGGCVYAAGHLIGNRKKDRKSRSPCSSVVSAARTPTSSIAVMNGIEGHHIIPNGDTSELMREDTLSKKSTMTERPVERGWWKSLVRVWTDIIR, from the coding sequence ATGATCCTTTCGTATATTCTTCACGGCCATATCCCATTCTACTCGTCCAATCCGCCACATCCCGATCATCTGCTAGACGCCAAGTTGAGAGCCGCCCCGGAGATCTTAGATGCAAACATTGAATCGCTCACGGCGCATTTCGCCGCCTCGCGCCTCTCATACTCGACGCAGGCCCTGCCAGTGAATGTCTTGCTCGATACGCTCGTGTGCCCGAGTGTCGACATTGACGAGATGGGCTGCACGACCAATGTTGAGTGGCGCTTTGAGCCCAGCAATGCCATCCCACACCTCGTGTACGGGAAACCAGCCCAGCCGGGGGGTCAATGGACCGAAGACCCATGGGGTGCCAGCTGGGATATCCAGACCCTAAGCTATGCGGCAATGCTCACCCTGCCCGGGTATTCGTTTGCCGAACACCATAAGAAGAGCACAGGTCAGGACCTGCCGCCTTTTACTCGGCCGACCCGGCGCGAGATCGCAGACTACTTCCGCGTCTATCCACAAGCCGCAGGTATCGACGATGTCTTCCGATGCGGGGAGGAGCTGAACGATATTTCTCGCACGGCCGATGGATTTTATATCCGAAGCCACAATCTTCGCTGCAAGCGCTTGGTGCTGGCGAGTGGAATCTTCACCCAGGTGCTCCCGACCGTCCCCCTGTTGCGGCCATTGCTGCAGACGCAGCCCATCCCCCAAGTTCCTCTTCTCATCATTGGATCTGGTTTCTCTGCCGCAGATGCCATCATTTCCGCTTCTCCCACCCAAAAGATCCTCCACGTTTTTAAATGGCTTCCGGAGGAACGCCCATCGCCTCTTAGGAGCTGCCACCAACAGGCATACCCGGAATATGCCGGCGTGTATCGTCTGATGAAACGGGCGGCCCTCAAAGCTGAAAGTACTGCCAAGGGCCAGCGACCGAAATACCGTCGTGCCACCTCGACTCCATTTCTGGAAAGTCGGAATTGGGACGAGGTATACGAGGGCGTGCCCAACGTCGATGTCACTGCCGTCGATGTGCAGGATGGCGTGGCGACTGTCACTTTCCGCCGCTCGGACGGGTCGAAATTCTCTCGATCTGTCCGGGGCCTCGTATACGCGGCAGGCCGACGCGGGTCTCTCAATTATCTCGACCCTGCACTCCGGTCCGAGGTTATAGAACAGAATTGCCAGGATGAGAATCCCGAGGTAACCACAATTTCTGCTCAGACCCTCCGTGCGAAAGCGACGGAGAACCTTGAGGTCGCTCCGGGAGTGTTTATCATTGGAAGCTTGACCGGTGATTCTTTAGTCCGATTTTCGTATGGCGGCTGTGTCTATGCTGCTGGCCATTTAATCGGAAATCGGAAAAAAGACCGGAAATCACGCAGCCCATGCAGCAGCGTAGTATCAGCGGCCAGGACACCGACATCGTCTATTGCAGTGATGAACGGAATCGAGGGTCATCATATCATTCCAAATGGCGACACATCGGAATTGATGCGCGAAGATACCTTGAGCAAAAAGTCAACAATGACAGAACGGCCTGTTGAGCGCGGATGGTGGAAATCCCTAGTGCGCGTGTGGACCGACATTATACGATAG
- a CDS encoding uncharacterized protein (ID:PFLUO_001285-T1.cds;~source:funannotate): MDFAALMAKEISKAKGPDAKSSSPDKEKAASKEPTKKYMRRGDVEAARVASYNEEQERLQREREERMANKRKLDEEEADRRREREDKKRRLAEVSKKKREEEEAAEERERRRRLGLPELPDAEDGTPGAEDAEGDIDDEQLIQKLRDLNEPVRLFGESHRARLRRYRRLAQPQKKMTDGPIPTFLEPVPGGQMIIPAKIPKDQDGRLFLFRQLASYFNMVLSEWELALAKRDVSVRQSFQGKQAYNAMVQARENMTPLIRLFEKADLEDGLLEPVVEIVHKAQERRYVDANDAYLRVSIGKAAWPIGVTMVGIHERSAREKLHQSDQQAHILSDEITRKYLQSIKRCLSFAQTRWPPEDQLQIMG, encoded by the exons ATGGATTTCGCCGCGCTGATGGCCAAGGAGATTTCCAAGGCGAAGGGCCCCGACGCAAaatcatcttctccagacaAGGAGAAAGCCGCCTCTAAAGAGCCAACAAAAAAGTACATGCGCCGAGGAGACGTGGAAGCCGCACGCGTCGCTTCATACaacgaggagcaggagcgACTGCAGCGCGAACGGGAAGAGCGCATGGCCAACAAGCGCAAGctcgatgaagaagaggcggACCGGCggcgcgagcgcgaggataAAAAGCGACGGCTGGCAGAGGTgtcgaaaaagaagagagaggaagaggaggctgcggaggagcgtgagcggcggcgcagactTGGTTTGCCTGAACTACCtgacgccgaggatggcactcccggcgccgaggatgcagaggGGGACATCGATGACGAGCAACTTATCCAAAAGCTACGGGACCTCAATGAGCCCGTCCGGCTGTTCGGCGAGAGCCACCGTGCCCGTCTCCGACGATACCGCCGCCTGGCGCAgccgcagaagaagatgacggaCGGACCGATTCCCACGTTTCTGGAACCTGTGCCTGGTGGCCAAATGATCATTCCGGCGAAAATCCCCAAGGACCAGGATGGTCGTCTCTTCCTGTTCCGGCAGTTGGCATCCTATTTTAATATGGTGCTCTCGGAATGGGAGCTTGCATTGGCGAAGCGCGATGTCTCGGTACGGCAAAGCTTCCAGGGGAAACAAGCGTACAACGCCATGGTGCAAGCGCGCGAGAACATGACGCCCCTGATCCGGTTATTCGAGAAGGCAGATCTGGAGGACGGGCTGTTGGAACCTGTTGTGGAAATCGTCCACAAGGCTCAGGAGCGGCGATACGTGGATGCAAACGATGCATACCTGCGGGTCAGCATTGGCAAGGC AGCATGGCCTATCGGTGTGACCATGGTGGGTATCCACGAGCGATCCGCGCGCGAGAAGCTGCACCAGAGCGACCAGCAGGCGCATATCCTGAGCGACGAGATCACTCGCAAGTACTTGCAAAGTATCAAACGATGTCTCAGCTTTGCGCAAACTCGGTGGCCCCCGGAGGACCAGCTGCAGATTATGGGCTAG
- a CDS encoding uncharacterized protein (ID:PFLUO_001286-T1.cds;~source:funannotate) — MAAPSREGPKPTINRQTTTPFHLKLFYRQNNFHPLSDYSTSAPPPRRGHGGPVSGPNAIRAPSPPPPAAAAPLPPHLEIYTWQSCTLRELSQLLTSALPSLLPDPPIGTRLCFRLIYPDAKAAAIGGPDTRGRYLSRDLGSVVVGPRDSPYRGEEDADEKQEARPRPGPLRFQGSEADKALLDVRFIIGDYVECAILAPLEDGSVAPPLRGASGPSQVSGGMRAFQENGFGGRRGRGGGGPPRGDRGGPPNFPAGDWMRGERLPDGGRGGRRRGGWAPY, encoded by the coding sequence atggctgctccCTCGCGCGAGGGTCCCAAACCCACGATCAACCGACAGACCACCACACCCTTCCACCTGAAGCTATTCTACCGCCAAAACAACTTCCACCCTCTCTCCGACTATAGCACCTCAGCGCCCCCGCCGCGTCGCGGACACGGCGGACCGGTGAGCGGGCCCAATGCCATCCGCGCGCCGTCGCCTCCtcccccagcagcagcagcgccgcTCCCACCGCATCTAGAGATCTATACCTGGCAGTCGTGCACCCTGCGCGAGCTCTCACAGCTTCTCACCTCCGCCCTCCCATCATTACTCCCCGATCCGCCCATCGGCACGCGTCTGTGTTTCCGACTAATCTACCCCGATGCAAAGGCCGCAGCTATCGGCGGCCCAGATACACGCGGCCGATACCTGAGCAGGGACCTCGGCAGTGTCGTCGTCGGTCCGAGAGACAGCCCCTAccgcggcgaggaagatgcagATGAAAAGCAGGAGGCACGACCGCGTCCCGGCCCGCTTCGCTTCCAGGGCTCTGAGGCCGATAAAGCTCTGCTGGATGTCCGCTTCATTATTGGTGACTATGTGGAATGTGCTATTCTGGCTCCGCTCGAGGATGGATCCGTTGCGCCGCCACTCCGTGGTGCGTCTGGTCCATCCCAGGTTAGTGGGGGTATGCGTGCATTCCAAGAAAATGGATTTGGAGGACgacgtggccgtggtggtggtggtcctCCACGAGGCGATCGTGGCGGCCCGCCGAATTTCCCTGCAGGGGATTGGATGCGTGGGGAGCGGCTTCCAGATGGTGGACGGGGTGGGCGGCGTCGTGGTGGATGGGCACCTTATTAG
- a CDS encoding uncharacterized protein (ID:PFLUO_001287-T1.cds;~source:funannotate), whose translation MAGPSKSLVLDPALQKYYELNANRYKYFRWSPRHAWLSFVYMALIPGTLGYLAYKTEGKFELRGKRKGDPVSEW comes from the exons ATGGCCGGTCCTAGCAAAT CTCTGGTCCTTGACCCGGCCCTGCAGAAATACTACG AACTCAACGCGAACCGCTACAAGTACTTCCGCTGGTCTCCGCGCCATGCCTGGCTATCTTTCGTCTACATGGCTCTGATCCCTGGCACGCTGGGCTACCTCGCCTACAAGACTGAG GGCAAATTCGAACTCCGCGGCAAGCGCAAGGGAGACCCCGTGTCGGAGTGGTAA
- a CDS encoding uncharacterized protein (ID:PFLUO_001288-T1.cds;~source:funannotate), translated as MTDNNKGTKITLYWLEQSRSHRILWLLEELQLKYELKTFKRRSDKLAPTELKQIHPLGKSPLLTLEPPGATEPIVLAESGAIVEYLCDHFGSAKPTLVPERYKPGLEGQVGGESEEWMRYRYFMHYTEGSLMPFLVMTLVNDCTLLPSSLSIVSIRTTPPFFVRPITSIVASQVESQFLTRNVDANLAFLEERLKTAPGGGPFLCGKDLTAADILMSFPVIAASQRLLKSKKEQEKYPKFAAYSKQLENELGYKRAVAKVEEVDGKFSASM; from the exons ATGACTGACAATAACAAAGGAACAAAAATTACCCTCTACTG GCTCGAACAGTCCCGAAGCCACCGCATCCTCTGGCTTCTGGAGGAACTGCAGTTGAAATATGAGCTCAAGACGTTCAAGCGACGCTCGGACAAGCTGGCGCCGACCGAGCTGAAGCAGATCCATCCGCTGGGAAAATCGCCCTTGTTGACTCTCGAGCCGCCTGGCGCTACCGAGCCCATTGTCCTAGCCGAATCcggcgccatcgtcgagTATCTATGCGATCACTTCGGCAGCGCGAAACCGACGCTGGTGCCCGAGCGCTATAAGCCGGGCCTGGAAGGCCAGGTGggcggcgagagcgaggaatGGATGCGCTATCGCTACTTCATGCACTACACGGAGGGCAGCCTGATGCCTTTCCTGGTGATGACGCTGGTCAACGACTGCACGTTACTGCCCTCGTCTCTCTCTATTGTTT CTATCCGGACTACTCCGCCATTCTTCGTTCGGCCCATCACGAGCATCGTTGCCTCGCAAGTGGAGTCACAATTCCTGACCCGCAACGTCGACGCCAACCTTGCTTTCCTTGAGGAACGCTTGAAGACGGCGCCTGGGGGTGGGCCGTTCTTGTGCGGCAAGGACTTAACAGCGGCGGATATCCTCATGAGTTTCCCTGTCATTGCGGCCAGCCAGCGCCTGctcaagagcaagaaggagcaggagaagtATCCCAAGTTTGCGGCGTATTCCAAGCAGTTGGAGAATGAGTTGGGCTACAAGCGGGCCGTGGCcaaggttgaggaggtggacgGCAAGTTTTCGGCCTCGATGTAG